The Lentzea guizhouensis genome contains a region encoding:
- a CDS encoding DUF6297 family protein, with protein MIPSAAAVRRRLRPEPLPWRFRAARWYEQLVNIGIVGAIGWGIAFKGLQKPEGSASAWVWLWLSVLAAVVAVRVLLAFGPVFVARDRMFWLLGSPVNRTGLLLPRLGLLLLGGAAAGAVWPVVLFGVVGGYARPGVVEAAGGAALGVALVAGAVVLQRVRVRPQGWLSVLAGVAVVALFVRPDFGGWARSGRRCSCGRTSAGWTRCGWHRSRWCSW; from the coding sequence GTGATCCCGTCCGCCGCCGCGGTCCGCCGCCGGTTGCGCCCGGAGCCGCTGCCGTGGCGGTTCCGGGCGGCGCGGTGGTACGAGCAGCTGGTCAACATCGGGATCGTGGGCGCGATCGGGTGGGGGATCGCGTTCAAGGGGCTGCAGAAGCCCGAGGGCAGCGCGAGTGCGTGGGTCTGGCTGTGGCTGTCGGTGCTCGCGGCGGTGGTGGCGGTGAGGGTGCTGCTGGCGTTCGGGCCGGTGTTCGTGGCGCGGGACCGGATGTTCTGGCTGCTCGGCTCGCCGGTGAACCGCACCGGGTTGTTGTTGCCGCGCCTGGGTTTGCTGCTGCTGGGAGGGGCGGCGGCCGGTGCGGTGTGGCCGGTGGTGCTGTTCGGGGTGGTCGGTGGGTACGCACGCCCCGGCGTGGTGGAGGCCGCCGGTGGCGCGGCGCTCGGGGTGGCACTGGTGGCCGGTGCGGTGGTGCTGCAGCGGGTCCGGGTGCGGCCGCAGGGCTGGTTGAGCGTGCTGGCCGGGGTGGCGGTGGTGGCGTTGTTCGTGCGGCCGGACTTCGGTGGGTGGGCTCGGAGTGGCCGGCGCTGTTCGTGCGGCCGGACTTCCGCGGGCTGGACGCGGTGTGGTTGGCACCGGTCGCGGTGGTGCTCGTGGTGA
- a CDS encoding ABC transporter ATP-binding protein: MLEVRGIGKAYGEFPVFSGLSFAVGAGEAVAVVGSNGSGKSTLLKCLVGAEVLDAGSVLVDGVARDETSAAFRASVAALLDDADYFPDLSVVEHLRLAAWLHGAADEVADVVDELGLTAVADQLPPTLSSGQRHRLGLAACFVRPRRLLVLDEPEQRLDAQGRMWLRERLKAEKAAGVAVVFASHDEELVLAVADRTVTP, encoded by the coding sequence ATGCTGGAGGTGCGGGGGATCGGCAAGGCCTACGGCGAGTTCCCGGTGTTCAGCGGCCTGTCGTTCGCCGTGGGTGCCGGTGAGGCGGTCGCGGTCGTCGGGAGCAACGGCTCCGGCAAGTCGACGTTGCTGAAGTGCCTGGTCGGGGCCGAGGTCCTGGACGCGGGCTCGGTGCTGGTGGACGGAGTGGCGCGCGACGAGACGTCGGCCGCGTTCCGCGCCTCGGTGGCGGCGCTGCTGGACGACGCCGACTACTTCCCCGACCTGTCGGTGGTGGAGCACCTGCGGCTGGCGGCGTGGCTGCACGGTGCCGCGGACGAGGTCGCGGACGTGGTGGACGAGCTGGGGCTGACCGCGGTCGCCGACCAGCTGCCGCCGACGTTGTCGAGCGGGCAGCGGCACCGGCTGGGCCTGGCGGCCTGCTTCGTGCGGCCGCGCCGGTTGCTGGTGCTGGACGAGCCGGAACAACGGCTGGACGCACAGGGGCGGATGTGGCTGCGGGAGCGGTTGAAGGCGGAGAAGGCGGCCGGGGTGGCGGTCGTGTTCGCCTCGCACGACGAGGAGCTGGTGCTCGCGGTGGCCGACCGGACCGTCACCCCGTGA
- a CDS encoding LLM class flavin-dependent oxidoreductase, translating to MQFGVFSVSDITRDPVSGETPSEAERIDAIVQIAQKAEEVGLDVFAIGEHHNPPFFSSAPTTLLAAIAATTKKLVVSTATTLITTNDPVRIAEEYAMLQHLAKGRMDLMLGRGNTAPVYPWFGADIRQSLPLALENYNLLHRLWREDVVDWEGKFRTPLQGFTSTPRPLDDLPPFVWHGSIRTPEIAEQAAYYGDGFFANNIFWPKEHYMRLIKFYRQRFAHYGHGTEKQAIVGLGGQAYIAKRSQDAINEFRPYFNEAPVYGHGPRMEDFMAQTPLSVGSPQEVIDKTLTFREHFGDYQRQMFLMDHAGLPLKTVLNQLDLLGEEVVPVLRKEIEARQDPETAKPPTHAVRLKAKYGDGPARQPRPNANRGDNVTGGSPYQDSE from the coding sequence GTGCAGTTCGGAGTGTTCTCGGTGAGCGACATCACCAGGGATCCGGTGAGCGGCGAGACCCCCAGCGAGGCCGAGCGCATCGACGCGATCGTCCAGATCGCGCAGAAGGCCGAGGAGGTCGGGCTCGACGTCTTCGCGATCGGCGAGCACCACAACCCGCCGTTCTTCTCGTCCGCGCCGACGACCCTGCTGGCCGCCATCGCGGCGACGACGAAGAAGCTGGTCGTCAGCACCGCCACGACGCTGATCACGACCAACGACCCGGTGCGCATCGCCGAGGAGTACGCGATGCTGCAGCACCTGGCGAAGGGTCGCATGGACCTGATGCTGGGCCGCGGCAACACCGCGCCGGTCTACCCGTGGTTCGGCGCCGACATCCGGCAGAGCCTGCCGCTGGCGCTGGAGAACTACAACTTGCTGCACCGGTTGTGGCGCGAGGACGTCGTGGACTGGGAGGGCAAGTTCCGCACGCCGTTGCAGGGCTTCACCTCGACGCCGCGGCCGCTCGACGACCTGCCGCCGTTCGTGTGGCACGGCTCGATCCGCACGCCGGAGATCGCGGAGCAGGCCGCTTACTACGGTGACGGCTTCTTCGCCAACAACATCTTCTGGCCCAAAGAGCACTACATGCGGCTGATCAAGTTCTACCGCCAGCGGTTCGCGCACTACGGCCACGGCACGGAGAAGCAGGCCATCGTCGGTCTCGGCGGCCAGGCCTACATCGCCAAGCGGTCGCAGGACGCGATCAACGAGTTCCGCCCGTACTTCAACGAGGCACCGGTCTACGGGCACGGGCCGCGGATGGAGGACTTCATGGCGCAGACGCCGCTGTCGGTGGGCAGCCCGCAGGAGGTCATCGACAAGACGCTGACGTTCCGCGAGCACTTCGGCGACTACCAGCGGCAGATGTTCCTGATGGACCACGCCGGGCTGCCGCTCAAGACCGTGCTGAACCAGCTCGACCTGCTGGGTGAGGAGGTGGTTCCGGTGCTGCGCAAGGAGATCGAGGCGCGGCAGGACCCGGAGACCGCCAAGCCGCCGACGCACGCGGTGCGGTTGAAGGCCAAGTACGGCGACGGACCGGCCCGCCAGCCGCGCCCGAACGCCAACCGCGGCGACAACGTCACGGGTGGCTCGCCCTACCAGGACTCCGAGTGA
- a CDS encoding MarR family winged helix-turn-helix transcriptional regulator produces the protein MTRANEAWESLMTAYAVLMKRFNAEDVWGELSMREYDVLYTLSKCDGPLRMSELNRHVLLSQPALSRMVDRLVDRGLVDRCTDPGDRRGVRLSLTPAGRETQQAIGRPHARGVTRALSVLTPEELDQLAAICGKLSQSEE, from the coding sequence GTGACCAGGGCGAACGAGGCGTGGGAGTCGTTGATGACCGCCTACGCCGTGCTCATGAAGCGGTTCAACGCCGAGGACGTGTGGGGTGAGCTGAGCATGCGCGAGTACGACGTGCTCTACACCCTGTCCAAGTGCGACGGTCCACTTCGGATGAGCGAGCTCAACCGGCACGTGCTGCTCAGCCAGCCCGCCCTGTCCCGCATGGTCGACCGGCTGGTCGACCGCGGGCTGGTGGACCGCTGCACCGATCCCGGTGACCGCCGGGGTGTGCGCCTGTCGCTCACCCCGGCGGGCCGGGAGACCCAGCAGGCGATCGGCCGCCCGCACGCGCGCGGCGTCACGCGCGCGTTGAGCGTCCTGACGCCTGAAGAACTCGACCAACTCGCCGCGATCTGCGGCAAGCTCAGCCAGAGCGAGGAGTAA
- a CDS encoding CE1759 family FMN reductase — protein MGTTFQLAVVSAGTSDPSSTRLLADRVAGRVTALAGQRSQTVRTQVVELRTLATEIANALVSNHIGPGLQKAIATLQHADAIVASTPVYKAGASGLFTSFFQVLDNDLLIAKPVVLAATAGTARHALVVDDQIRGLFAYLRTVVVPTSLFAATEDWTDPALNKRIDRAALELVALMASGFEKQVREESWGSYQHEFGSAGGTELSIDLDSDLMRLAAGGAANQKPAN, from the coding sequence ATGGGCACCACCTTCCAGCTCGCCGTCGTGTCGGCGGGCACGAGCGACCCGTCGTCCACCCGCCTGCTCGCCGACCGCGTCGCCGGCCGGGTCACCGCCCTTGCCGGCCAGCGGTCGCAGACCGTGCGGACGCAGGTGGTCGAGCTGCGCACGCTCGCCACGGAGATCGCGAACGCCCTGGTGTCGAACCACATCGGCCCCGGCCTGCAGAAGGCGATCGCCACGCTGCAGCACGCCGACGCGATCGTCGCCTCCACGCCGGTCTACAAGGCGGGCGCGAGCGGTCTGTTCACCTCGTTCTTCCAGGTCCTCGACAACGACCTGCTGATCGCGAAGCCCGTCGTGCTCGCCGCGACCGCCGGCACCGCCCGGCACGCGCTCGTCGTCGACGACCAGATCCGCGGGCTCTTCGCCTACCTGCGGACGGTGGTCGTGCCGACGTCGCTCTTCGCCGCGACCGAGGACTGGACGGACCCTGCGCTGAACAAGCGGATCGACCGCGCGGCACTGGAACTGGTGGCGCTCATGGCCTCCGGCTTCGAGAAGCAGGTCCGCGAGGAGTCGTGGGGCAGCTACCAGCACGAGTTCGGCAGTGCCGGCGGCACCGAGCTGTCGATCGACCTCGACTCCGACCTGATGCGCCTGGCCGCCGGCGGCGCGGCGAACCAGAAGCCGGCCAACTAG
- a CDS encoding SDR family NAD(P)-dependent oxidoreductase: MRTWFITGGTPGGFGLVYAEAALERGDQVVVTARRPEELREWAERYGDRVLVLALDVTDAEQVRAAVAAAEERFGGIDVLVNNAGRGWYGSVEGMRDETVRRTFDLNFFAAVDVVRAVLPGMRARRSGWIVTMSSLAGLVGAPGFGYYSAAKFALEGVSEALRAEVEPFGVRVLVVEPGAFRTKAYSSFQHEPVDETVDAYVGLVEEVRATFAGQDGKQPGDPERGVRAVLAALDSAEPPQRIVLGGAAYDAAVAVHEKALVELRAHEKLSRGADF; this comes from the coding sequence ATGAGGACCTGGTTCATCACCGGAGGCACGCCGGGCGGGTTCGGTCTGGTCTACGCCGAGGCGGCGCTGGAGCGGGGCGATCAGGTCGTGGTGACCGCGCGCCGGCCGGAGGAGCTGCGGGAGTGGGCGGAGCGGTATGGCGACCGGGTGCTCGTGCTCGCGCTGGACGTGACGGACGCCGAGCAGGTCAGGGCGGCGGTCGCGGCGGCCGAGGAGCGGTTCGGCGGGATCGACGTGCTGGTCAACAACGCGGGCCGCGGCTGGTACGGCTCGGTGGAGGGCATGCGCGACGAGACGGTGCGGCGGACGTTCGACCTGAACTTCTTCGCGGCGGTCGACGTCGTCCGGGCGGTGCTGCCGGGCATGCGGGCGCGCCGCAGCGGGTGGATCGTCACCATGTCGTCGCTGGCCGGCCTGGTCGGCGCGCCGGGGTTCGGCTACTACTCGGCTGCGAAGTTCGCGCTGGAGGGCGTGTCGGAGGCCCTGCGCGCGGAGGTGGAGCCGTTCGGCGTGCGGGTGCTCGTCGTGGAGCCGGGAGCGTTCCGCACCAAGGCCTACTCGAGCTTCCAGCACGAGCCGGTCGACGAGACCGTGGACGCGTACGTGGGGTTGGTGGAGGAAGTCCGGGCGACGTTCGCCGGCCAGGACGGCAAGCAGCCGGGTGACCCGGAACGAGGAGTGCGGGCCGTGCTGGCGGCGTTGGACTCGGCCGAGCCACCGCAGCGGATCGTGCTCGGCGGCGCCGCGTACGACGCCGCCGTTGCCGTGCACGAGAAGGCACTGGTCGAGCTGCGCGCGCACGAAAAGCTCTCGCGCGGCGCGGACTTCTAG
- a CDS encoding TetR/AcrR family transcriptional regulator, which translates to MQNARDRLLLAAAELLESGGTPSTRAVCERAGVQAPTLYHHFGSKQGLIDAVLNHGFTQYVTAESTGDPLDDLRTGWDRHVRFGLEHPAFYGLLYGRAEPGKPCAVTAPAHAALRDRFTEAAAKGLLKVPAQDAAEQVLAANVGVTLTLITQPEPDFALSERVREAALAGVLHTASTGPQTTRANAALTLRALVGEDPSGLTRGEQALLDELLERLGR; encoded by the coding sequence ATGCAGAACGCACGGGATCGGCTCCTGCTAGCGGCCGCGGAGCTGCTGGAAAGCGGCGGCACGCCCTCGACCAGGGCCGTCTGCGAACGCGCCGGGGTGCAGGCGCCGACGCTCTACCACCACTTCGGCAGCAAGCAGGGCCTGATCGACGCCGTGCTGAACCACGGCTTCACCCAGTACGTCACCGCCGAGAGCACCGGTGACCCGCTCGACGACCTGCGGACGGGCTGGGACCGGCACGTGCGGTTCGGGCTGGAGCACCCGGCGTTCTACGGCCTGCTCTACGGCCGCGCCGAGCCCGGGAAGCCGTGCGCGGTCACGGCTCCCGCGCACGCGGCACTGCGCGACCGGTTCACCGAGGCCGCCGCGAAAGGCCTGCTGAAGGTGCCCGCTCAGGACGCCGCCGAGCAGGTGCTCGCCGCGAACGTGGGCGTCACGCTCACCCTGATCACCCAGCCGGAGCCGGACTTCGCGCTGTCCGAACGCGTCCGCGAGGCGGCGCTGGCCGGCGTGCTGCACACCGCCTCAACAGGACCGCAGACCACTCGCGCGAACGCCGCGCTCACCCTCCGCGCGCTGGTCGGCGAGGACCCGTCCGGCCTGACGCGCGGCGAGCAGGCGTTGCTCGACGAGCTGCTGGAGCGGCTGGGTCGTTAA
- a CDS encoding ABC transporter permease — translation MKVLLPLLGLTVVVGLWWLATIVFGVESFLVPSPADVVASFLEYPEHLLRQSLVTLWETVLGFLLSVVVGVPVALLIVGSKVLERMFYPLLVALNAVPKVAIAPIVVVWFGFGIESKVLMVVLVCVFPIVISTASGMKSTPHELVELLRSLDATRAQEFFKLRLMYALPQVFVGLKVAITLAVIGAVISEFIGAYEGLGYVITQSGASADTPLAFAAMALLAVMSIALFYGLAFIERKVLPWAEEHRR, via the coding sequence GTGAAGGTCCTGTTGCCGCTGCTGGGGTTGACGGTCGTCGTCGGGCTGTGGTGGCTGGCGACGATCGTGTTCGGCGTCGAGTCGTTCCTGGTGCCGTCACCCGCGGACGTCGTCGCGTCGTTCCTGGAGTACCCGGAACACCTGCTGCGGCAGAGCCTGGTCACGTTGTGGGAGACCGTGCTGGGCTTCCTGCTGTCCGTCGTGGTGGGTGTGCCGGTGGCGTTGCTGATCGTCGGGTCGAAGGTGCTGGAGCGGATGTTCTACCCGTTGCTGGTGGCGCTGAACGCGGTGCCGAAGGTCGCGATCGCGCCGATCGTGGTGGTGTGGTTCGGGTTCGGCATCGAGTCGAAGGTGCTGATGGTCGTGCTCGTGTGCGTGTTCCCGATCGTCATCTCGACCGCGTCCGGCATGAAGTCCACGCCGCACGAGCTGGTCGAGCTGCTGCGGTCGTTGGACGCCACGCGCGCGCAGGAGTTCTTCAAGCTGCGGTTGATGTATGCGCTGCCGCAGGTCTTCGTCGGGTTGAAGGTGGCGATCACCCTGGCGGTCATCGGGGCGGTGATCTCGGAGTTCATCGGTGCGTACGAGGGACTGGGCTACGTGATCACGCAGTCCGGTGCCAGCGCGGACACCCCGCTGGCGTTCGCGGCGATGGCGTTGCTCGCGGTCATGAGCATCGCGCTGTTCTACGGGCTGGCGTTCATCGAGCGGAAGGTGCTGCCGTGGGCGGAGGAGCACCGGCGTTAA
- a CDS encoding ABC transporter ATP-binding protein translates to MIELHQVSHSFGDVEALAGIDLAVGEHEFVAVIGRSGCGKSTLLRLVAGLLTPTSGRIAVAGEPVVRPRRDVSVMFQRPALLPWRSVLANVLLPVEVLRLPGAHQAHELLELVGLAGFEKRLPHELSGGMQQRVALCRSLIQQPRVMLMDEPFSALDALTREELSQELQRVQLELPRAVVLVTHSIEEAVLLADRIVVLSPRPGRVHRVVEVPVPRPRALGQAGLDDVSRELRGLLGVTA, encoded by the coding sequence GTGATCGAGCTCCACCAGGTCTCGCACTCGTTCGGTGACGTCGAGGCGCTGGCGGGGATCGACCTCGCGGTGGGCGAGCACGAGTTCGTCGCGGTGATCGGGCGGTCCGGCTGCGGCAAGTCGACGTTGCTGCGGCTGGTCGCCGGGTTGCTGACGCCGACGTCCGGGCGGATCGCGGTGGCCGGTGAGCCGGTGGTGCGGCCGCGCCGGGACGTGTCGGTCATGTTCCAGCGCCCGGCGTTGCTGCCGTGGCGGTCGGTGCTGGCGAACGTGCTGCTGCCGGTGGAGGTCCTCCGGCTGCCGGGCGCGCACCAGGCGCACGAGCTGCTGGAGCTGGTCGGGCTCGCCGGGTTCGAGAAACGGCTGCCGCACGAGCTGTCCGGCGGGATGCAGCAACGGGTGGCGCTGTGCCGGTCGTTGATCCAGCAGCCGCGGGTGATGCTGATGGACGAGCCGTTCTCCGCATTGGACGCGTTGACCCGCGAGGAGCTTTCGCAGGAGCTGCAACGGGTTCAGCTGGAGCTGCCGCGCGCGGTCGTGCTCGTGACGCACTCGATCGAGGAGGCCGTGCTGCTCGCCGACCGGATCGTGGTGCTCAGCCCGCGACCGGGCCGGGTGCACCGGGTCGTCGAGGTCCCGGTGCCGCGACCGCGAGCACTGGGACAGGCCGGGCTGGACGACGTGAGCCGGGAGCTGCGCGGACTGCTGGGGGTGACGGCGTGA
- a CDS encoding ABC transporter substrate-binding protein, translated as MGKAVSAVLLLLVTACATPQSGRDQVDYLTSFSAFGRDAYAYVAQEKGFFAEAGIDVTITPGTGSVDVLKLVAGGRADFGIADFTATAITVAKEKLPVTTVAAIQQRSLAAIVALEGGGIAKPADLVGKKIGDQPGSTNQVMFPVYAKAAGIDPAQVQFVPSAPPALPQLLAAGQVDGIGQFVVGKPLIEAAAKGRKAVVLPYGDLVPDLYGNALVTSKDTAAQKPELVKRFSAALLKGLTHSVEHPDELGQILKKHQPTQDPAVASAEVTLMAPYVRPAGFTGPVGELTDARVEKVLTTLREAGAIPDGVRAADVATAGLAPQR; from the coding sequence ATGGGGAAAGCGGTTTCAGCGGTCCTGCTTCTACTGGTCACCGCGTGCGCAACGCCGCAGAGCGGCCGGGACCAGGTCGACTACCTCACGTCGTTCAGCGCGTTCGGCCGTGACGCGTACGCGTACGTCGCACAGGAGAAGGGGTTCTTCGCCGAGGCGGGCATCGACGTGACGATCACACCGGGTACCGGCAGCGTCGACGTGCTCAAGCTCGTCGCCGGTGGCCGGGCGGACTTCGGCATCGCGGACTTCACCGCCACCGCGATCACCGTGGCGAAGGAGAAGCTGCCGGTCACGACCGTCGCCGCGATCCAGCAGCGGTCGCTGGCCGCGATCGTCGCGCTGGAGGGCGGTGGCATCGCCAAGCCGGCCGACCTGGTCGGCAAGAAGATCGGCGACCAGCCCGGCTCGACGAACCAGGTGATGTTCCCGGTCTACGCCAAGGCCGCCGGCATCGATCCGGCACAGGTCCAGTTCGTGCCGTCCGCACCACCCGCGTTGCCGCAGCTGCTGGCCGCGGGGCAGGTGGACGGGATCGGGCAGTTCGTCGTCGGTAAGCCGCTGATCGAGGCGGCAGCCAAGGGGCGCAAGGCGGTCGTGCTGCCCTACGGCGACCTCGTGCCCGACCTGTACGGCAACGCGCTGGTGACCTCGAAGGACACCGCCGCGCAGAAGCCGGAGCTGGTGAAGCGGTTCTCGGCCGCGTTGCTCAAGGGCCTGACCCACTCGGTCGAGCACCCGGACGAGCTCGGCCAGATCCTGAAGAAGCACCAGCCGACCCAGGACCCGGCGGTGGCGAGTGCCGAGGTCACGCTGATGGCGCCGTACGTGCGACCGGCCGGGTTCACCGGTCCGGTGGGGGAGCTGACGGACGCCAGGGTGGAGAAGGTGCTCACCACCCTGCGCGAGGCGGGCGCGATCCCGGACGGCGTGCGCGCCGCCGACGTGGCCACGGCCGGGCTGGCGCCGCAGCGGTGA
- a CDS encoding FAD-dependent oxidoreductase gives MNTTNLPVAVVGAGPIGLITALGLVAHGVPVVVFEAGDDLSAETRAGTVLTRTLEVLDRYDALEPVLAASLRIDEIGELDRATGRSTGSVLTAELAGETRFPFVVNIGQHELEPVLAEVLEQRAPGAVKMRHRLVDFTCQADGVTLHLSTPDGPVDVAAAYLLGCDGGRSTVRERLGVEVSGHTLEQRYALVDLVCDLDVRNPRDYPYLAYFGDAEEWVVLVRQPRCWRFVFPLTGAAPSEEELRAKARRFIGEVDELTVLGSNVYTVHHRVASSWQRGRVFLLGDAAHLITPMWALGLNTGVLDASNLPWRLAWVHRGWAGEALLRGYEAEQAPVAVNGSGEMAEAARLAMSRRSTVRRTAGWGDAMTRTLLGVRLGPGSMVRTGPAPAQVGERVPDLRVFGPRGTVHLHELCRDSFVALHLTDARRRPPVPVAGPPGLRQVVVSRWDAPHDSGLRDRAYFDPGDTVRTRFGLGDVVVLLRPDGHIAWIEPWTVRSGDAAQEWYLAFVGQEAL, from the coding sequence ATGAACACGACCAATCTGCCGGTCGCCGTCGTGGGCGCCGGGCCGATCGGGCTGATCACCGCGCTGGGGCTGGTCGCGCACGGGGTGCCGGTGGTGGTCTTCGAGGCGGGTGACGACCTGTCCGCCGAGACGAGGGCGGGCACGGTGCTGACCCGCACGCTGGAGGTGCTGGACCGCTACGACGCGCTCGAACCGGTGCTGGCGGCGTCGTTGCGGATCGACGAGATCGGCGAGCTGGACCGGGCCACCGGGCGGTCGACCGGCAGCGTGCTGACCGCCGAGCTGGCCGGTGAGACGCGGTTCCCGTTCGTGGTCAACATCGGTCAGCACGAGCTGGAGCCGGTGCTGGCCGAGGTGCTGGAGCAACGCGCGCCCGGTGCGGTGAAGATGCGGCACCGGCTGGTGGACTTCACCTGTCAGGCCGACGGCGTGACACTGCACCTGTCGACGCCGGACGGGCCCGTGGACGTGGCGGCGGCGTACCTGCTGGGGTGCGACGGCGGGCGGTCGACCGTGCGCGAACGGCTCGGCGTCGAGGTCTCCGGGCACACGCTGGAGCAGCGGTACGCGTTGGTCGACCTGGTGTGCGACCTCGACGTGCGCAACCCGCGCGACTACCCGTACTTGGCCTACTTCGGCGACGCCGAGGAGTGGGTGGTCCTGGTCCGCCAGCCGCGCTGCTGGCGGTTCGTGTTCCCGTTGACCGGGGCCGCGCCCTCAGAGGAGGAGCTGCGCGCCAAGGCACGGCGCTTCATCGGCGAGGTCGACGAGCTGACCGTGCTGGGCAGCAACGTCTACACCGTGCACCACCGGGTCGCGTCGTCGTGGCAGCGCGGGCGGGTGTTCCTGCTGGGCGACGCGGCGCACCTGATCACGCCGATGTGGGCGCTGGGTCTCAACACCGGCGTGCTCGACGCGTCCAACCTGCCGTGGCGGCTCGCGTGGGTGCACCGCGGCTGGGCGGGTGAGGCGCTGCTGCGCGGTTATGAGGCCGAGCAGGCGCCGGTGGCCGTCAACGGTTCCGGCGAGATGGCGGAGGCGGCGCGCCTGGCGATGTCCCGGCGCTCGACCGTCCGGCGCACGGCGGGGTGGGGTGACGCGATGACCCGCACGTTGCTCGGGGTGCGCCTGGGACCGGGGTCGATGGTGCGCACCGGGCCGGCGCCGGCGCAGGTCGGCGAACGGGTTCCGGACCTGCGGGTCTTCGGTCCGCGCGGAACCGTGCACCTGCACGAGCTGTGCCGCGACTCGTTCGTCGCGCTGCACCTGACCGACGCCCGCCGCCGCCCGCCGGTCCCGGTCGCGGGCCCTCCCGGTCTGCGGCAGGTGGTGGTGAGCCGGTGGGACGCGCCGCACGACTCGGGGCTGCGGGACCGCGCGTACTTCGACCCCGGCGACACCGTGCGGACCCGGTTCGGGCTCGGTGACGTGGTGGTCCTGCTGCGTCCGGACGGGCACATCGCGTGGATCGAGCCGTGGACCGTGCGGAGCGGGGATGCGGCGCAGGAGTGGTACCTGGCGTTCGTGGGACAGGAGGCGCTGTGA
- a CDS encoding YciI family protein, producing MRFLMMHRVSEQEEKAWDPTPEFIEKMGAYMEKAFADGTVITAEGVWKSDRGAMIRKDRGGHVKSTDGPFTEAKEVIGGFALINAEDRAEAVALAREYIALFDGIEISVEVREVVEAEDLPQH from the coding sequence ATGCGGTTCCTGATGATGCACCGGGTGTCCGAGCAGGAGGAGAAGGCCTGGGACCCCACCCCTGAGTTCATCGAGAAGATGGGCGCCTACATGGAGAAGGCGTTCGCCGACGGCACCGTCATCACCGCCGAGGGCGTCTGGAAGTCGGACCGCGGCGCGATGATCCGCAAGGACCGCGGCGGCCACGTCAAGTCCACCGACGGGCCGTTCACCGAGGCCAAGGAGGTCATCGGCGGCTTCGCGCTGATCAACGCGGAGGACCGCGCCGAGGCCGTGGCGCTGGCGCGGGAGTACATCGCGCTGTTCGACGGCATCGAGATCTCGGTCGAGGTGCGGGAGGTCGTCGAGGCCGAGGACCTCCCGCAGCACTAA